A region from the Gossypium hirsutum isolate 1008001.06 chromosome A08, Gossypium_hirsutum_v2.1, whole genome shotgun sequence genome encodes:
- the LOC107894822 gene encoding LOW QUALITY PROTEIN: probable aldo-keto reductase 1 (The sequence of the model RefSeq protein was modified relative to this genomic sequence to represent the inferred CDS: inserted 1 base in 1 codon) — MAIEIPRVKLGTQGFEVSKLGFGCMSLTGHDHSVSDEDGIAIIKHAVERGVTHIDTADLYGPKTNEILVGKALKHLPREKVQLATKFGVESMGPDGPVINGTPEFVRSSLEASLQRLDVDYIDLYYIIRVDRKTPIEDTMEELKKLVEEGKIKYIGISEASPETIRRAHAVHPLTAVQLEWSLWTRDVEEELIPLCRELGIGIVAYSPLGHGFFAGKAKEDTSNSSLGVFPRFQGENLEQNRILYSKVEKLAGKHGCTPAQLALAWVLHQGDDVSPIPGTTKIKNLDSNIESVKVKLTKEDXKEITDAIPIHEVAGGTYPEGLKQFTWKYGNTPPNKRT; from the exons atGGCAATTGAGATTCCTAGAGTGAAACTTGGAACTCAAGGATTTGAG GTTTCAAAGCTGGGATTTGGGTGCATGAGTCTTACAGGTCACGATCATTCAGTGTCAGATGAAGATGGCATAGCCATCATTAAGCATGCAGTCGAAAGAGGAGTCACTCACATCGATACAGCCGACCTCTATGGACCCAAAACTAACGAAATTCTGGTCGGAAAG GCATTGAAGCATCTGCCACGAGAGAAGGTACAGTTGGCTACAAAATTCGGTGTTGAAAGCATGGGTCCAGATGGTCCGGTTATCAATGGCACTCCTGAATTTGTTCGTTCTTCACTTGAGGCTAGCCTTCAACGCCTCGATGTGGATTATATTGATCTTTACTATATAATCAGAGTTGACCGCAAGACTCCTATAGAAGATACT ATGGAAGAACTGAAGAAGTTGGTGgaagagggaaaaataaagtacatTGGTATATCTGAAGCTAGCCCCGAAACTATAAGGAGGGCACACGCTGTTCATCCTCTTACTGCCGTACAACTTGAGTGGTCGCTTTGGACTCGTGATGTTGAGGAAGAACTAATTCCCCTTTGCAG GGAACTCGGAATTGGGATTGTTGCATATAGTCCCCTTGGTCATGGTTTCTTTGCCGGTAAAGCAAAGGAGGATACCTCTAATAGTTCTCTG gGAGTGTTCCCAAGGTTTCAAGGAGAAAACTTGGAGCAAAATAGGATCCTATATTCGAAAGTAGAGAAGTTGGCTGGAAAGCATGGATGTACACCGGCACAACTTGCACTTGCCTGGGTTCTTCATCAAGGGGATGATGTTTCTCCTATACCCG GAACAACCAAGATTAAAAATCTAGACAGCAACATTGAATCAGTGAAAGTAAAGCTGACAAAAGAAG TGAAAGAAATTACAGATGCGATCCCAATCCATGAGGTTGCAGGGGGTACTTATCCTGAAGGTTTAAAGCAATTCACTTGGAAATATGGCAATACACCACCAAACAAGAGGACCTAG